The sequence GATCCCGAATGCGACTGGTCCGAAAAAATGATCGAGCTGATAAATGGCTTTCCCAGCTCTTCTAGCCTCACCGTTGACAGCCTGGGTATGCCAGCGAATTGGTCTGATTTAGCCATATGGGCGAAGTAGGAAAGCGTGCACTTCTTTTTGTGGTCTGATGTTGCTTAGGATGCGGGGTTTAATTGCCTGTCAGACGTGTTGCAACCGCATCACGCAGTAACGCGACGCAATTGGTTTGCTGAGGGTATAGCCGGCAGCGCGGCTTACGCGGGTCGAATGTCTCTTTGTTTGCTTACTATGGTTCTGCTCTGGTTTTGAAGGTTGATGTGTAGTTTCTTCGGGAAGACTGCAAAGCGCCATATGAATCGATCAGTTTGGCGGCTCAAATATCCGATAGATGCGAATGGTCAGGCGACCAATATGGGCGCCTGACCATTCGATTGGGTTTTCCGCAAGGACGAGTGAGGTGAAACGCTCGGTCCGAACCGTGCGGGGTCCCGTCGCGGGTCTGAAGTTTGTATGGATTCAGGATAACAAGCAGATCGCAATAGTCGTGAAGTTATCAACCTTCAATAATGAGAAAAGGGAACTGGGCTGAAAAGAGGTTTCTAAACTTCATTCGCTCAGTTCAAAGGGATTAGCTTCAGCGCGCTGCTCTAAGCCATTTTCCCCATGTTTCGGCTCAACTTGCTGGTTAGGCTTGTTTGGACCGCCCCCATGTTCGGCATCGCACGAGCGTTGATATTGTAGGTTCCCCTTGTAGCTTGGTAAGAGGGTCAGCGGGAATCAGTGTTTTGTTCGATGAGCTGAACAAGGCGAGAGACATAGTTTTGAAGAAATTCCACTGTGGATTCCTGGGTCACATGGCCGTCTGCATCGAGAAGCGTGGGTGACTGGGAAAGAAAGACTTCTGGTTGGCCGGGAGTGGGCATGTTGAAATATGAAAGGGCCAGCCTAAGGTTCTTCTGCGAGCTGTACCCGCCCATACGCCCAACGGAGTGACTGACGATTCCCGCGGGAAGGTTTTCCCAAGCGACATCGCTGTTGGGTTTGGAACCGATGTCTATGGCATTTTTCAGGCAGGAGGGGATGGTGCGGTTGTTCTCGGGCGTGACAAAAAATATCCCGTCGGAGGATTTGATGATCTTGCGGAACAGCGCGTATTCAGGCGGGGTCGGTTTGTCGCTGACCTGGGGGTCATCGTAGTCGAAATCGTAAAGAGGGAGATCCCGGATCTCGACGATGCGTGCGTTGTAGCCTTCAGGGAAATAGTCGATAAGATTGTGGGCGATTTTTCGTGCGTAGGATCCTCGACGCAGACTGCCGACGAGGACGGAGACGTTCTTATTCAAGGGACAATGCTCTTTCTAGGATCGAGTATGTGGGAATGAGGATTGGGTTAGAAATCCCAGTCGTCGTCGCTGGTGTCTTCGGCTTTGCCGATGATGTAGGAAGAGCCGGACCCGGAAAAGAAGTCATGATTTTCATCCGCTCCTGGTGCGAGGGCAGCGAGGATCTCGGGGTTGACGTTTGTCTCTTCCGGTGTGAAGCGGGCTGGATAGCCAAGATTCATGAGCGCTTTGTTTGCGTTGTAGCGGACGAAGACGGCTACGTCGTCCATGAGCCCGAGCGGTTCGTAAAGCTCACCGGAGTACTGCAATTCGAGTTCATAGAGTTCTTCGAGGAGTGCATAGGTAAATTCGCGCATGTTTTCCTGCGTGGCAGGGGACTGGGTTTCGAGGCCTCGCTGGTACTTGTATCCGGAGTAGTAGCCGTGCACAGCCTTGTCGCGCAAGATCAGCCGGATCATGTCCGCGGTGTTTGTGAGTGTCGCGTGGACGGAGAAGTGCAACGGCAGATAGAACCCTGCATACAGGAGCAACGAGGAGAGCAGCGTTGAGGAGACTTTGCGCTTAAGCGGGTCATCCCCGTAATAGTGGGTAAGTACCTTTTTACACCGTTCCTGGAGCATGTCGTTGGCAATGGCCCATCGGTAAGCGCTGTCAATCTCAGGCGTCGAGGTCAGAGTCGAAAAAACGGAGGAGTAGGAACGGGCGTGCACTGCTTGCATGAAGGCGATGTTGGTATAGACGGCTTCTTCGTGTTCTGTCTGTGAATCTTGGATCTGGCAGATTTCTCCGACGGTGGCCTGGACTGTGTCGAGCATGGTGAGCCCTGTGAATACGCGCATGGTTAGTGTTCGTTCTTCCTGGGTGAGTTTTTCCCATGCAGGAAGATCGTTGGAAAGTGGAACTTTTTCAGGGAGCCAAAAGTTGGCGGTGAGGCGGTTCCAGACTTCAAGGTCTTTATCGTCGACGACACGGTTCCAGTTGATAGGGCGTATGCGGGCGGCTGGGTTATGCCGGTAGCCTGGTGGGGTCACAGCGATCTCGGTATTCGAGTAAAGGGTGTCGTGAGAATTCATTGTGGTTCCTTCTGGGAGATCAGAGTTTCAACGTTAAAGTGCGCATGAGACGCAGTTTTCGATTTCGGTGCCTTCGAGGGCGGGTTGACGCAGGCGGATGTAGTAGAGGGTTTTGATTCCGGCACGCCAGGCGTAGATCTGCGCTTTGTTGATGTCCCGGGTGGTGGCGCTGTCGCGGAAGAATAACGTGAGTGAGAGGCCTTGGTCGACGTGGCGGGTGGCGGCGGCGTAGGTGTCGATGATCTTTTCGTAGCCGATCTCGTACGCGTCCTCGAAAAATTCGATGTTGGCGTCGGTCATGTGTGGGGCTGGGTAGTAGAGGCGGCCTAGTTTGCCTTCTTTTCGGATTTCGATCTTTGCCGCTATTGGATGGATTGATGCGGTCGCATTGTTGACATACGAGATCGATCCGGTCGGTGGGATCGCCTGTAAATAGGCGTTGTAAATGCCGTGCGCCATGACTGACTTGCGTAGCGCCTGCCAGTCCTCACGGGTCGGGATCGCGATTCCTACTTGGCTGAACAGTGCAGCGACTCGCTCGGTGGCAGGCAGCCAGTCTCGTTCGATGTACTTGTCGAAGTAGGAACCATCGGCGTAGGCCGAGGTCCCGAACCCGGCGAACGTCGTGCCACGTTCGATGGCGATCTGGTTTGAGACGCGTAGAGCGTGGTAGGTGACGGTGAGGAAATAGATGTCAGTGAAGTCGATGCCTTCCTCGCTGCCATAACGAATGCGCTGCGAGGCGAGGAACCCGTGAAGGTTCATTTGGCCGAGTCCAATCGCGTGCGATGCGTTGTTCCCCGCTGCGATCGACGGCACTGCGTCGATGTCTGTCTGGTCCGAGACGCTCGTCAGCGCGCGCACGGCGGTTTCGATGGTGGCGCCGAAGTCGGGAGAGTCCATCGCAGCGGCGATGTTCAGCGAGCCGAGATTGCATGAGATGTCATTCCCGATCTTCGTGTAGCCGCCGGCGGTGTCTAGGGTCGAGGGCGTGTTAACCTGGAGGATTTCGCTGCATAGATTCGACATGTTGACATGCCCCGCGAGCGGGTTGGCGCGGTTGACGGTGTCCTCGAAGAGGACGTAGGGGTAGCCGGACTCGAACTGCAGTTCGGCGAGGGTCTTGAAGAACTCGCGGGCGCTGATCGTGGTCTTGCGGATCCGTGGGTTCGCAACCAGTTCGTCGTAATGGTCGTTTACCGACAGGTCAGATAAGGGCTTGCCGTACTCGCGCGCGACGTCGTAGGGACTGAATAGGTGCATGTCCCGGTTCTCCTTCGCGAGTTTGAAGGTGACGTCGGGGATCACGACGCCCAGGGAGAGCGTTTTGATCCGAACCTTCTCATCCGCATTCTCGCGCTTCGTGTCGAGGAACCGGAGGATATCCGGGTGGTGTGCGTGAAGGTAGACCGCGCCGGCGCCTTGGCGGGCGCCGAGCTGGTTGGCGTAGGAGAAAGAATCTTCCAGGATCTTCATGACCGGCACGACCCCGGACGCCTGGTTCTGGATCTGTTTGATCGGCGCGCCGGTCTCGCGCAGGTTCGTCAGCAGCAGGGCGACGCCGCCGCCGCGCTTGGACAGCTGCAACGCCGAGTTCACGCCCCGGCCGATGGACTCCAGGTTGTCCTCCAGCCGCAGCAGGAAGCAGGAGACCAGCTCGCCGCGTTGTGCTTTTCCGGCGTTCAAGAACGTCGGGGTTGCTGGCTGGAAACGTCCCGAGATCATCTCGTCTGCCAGGCTGGTCGTGAGGGTTTCGTTGCCTTGCCCGAGGAATAGCGCGGTAGCGGCAACGCGTTCTCCGAAGTTCTCCAAGTACGTGGTCCCGTCGAAAGTGCGCAGGGCGTAGGAAGTGAAGAATTTGAAGGCACCGAGGAAGGTGGCAAAGCGGTGCCCGGCCATCTGTACGCGTTCGTGGAGCGAGGTCACGAAAGCGGGGTCGTAGGCGCGCAGGAACGCTTCCTCGTAGTAATTGTTGTCGATCAGCCATTCCAGCCGCCCCCATACCGAGCCGAACATCTTGGTGTTCGGGATGACGTGCTGGCGGAAGTATGCGCATGCGGCCTCGCGGTCCTTGCTGAACTGGATCGATCCATCGGGGCCGAACAGGTTCAGCTGCGCGTTCAGTGCGTGGTAGTCCTTTCGCGCCCCTATGCCCTCCGGTTGCGTGAGAGCCTGCGGGGAGTCGATGGTAGTGGTCATGCCGTCTTCCTTTCCTCTGTGTGCTGCTGCGCCCAGAAGCGGGGCAGTCCTTCTCTGACGCGTTCGACATCGCGGTCAGTGCCGAGCAATTCGAAGCGGTACAGCTCGGGCACTTGGCACTTGGTCGAGATGATGGGGCCGGCGAGGCAGTAGTGCTCGCCGAAGTTGGTGTTGCCAGCGGTGATGACCCCGCGGATCAGTGCCCGGTTGGCAGGGTCGTTCAGGAACATGCCCACCTGCTTCGGAACTGCACCTGTGCGCTCTCCGCCGCCATAGGTCGGCACGATCAGCACGAACGGCCTATTTACCCGAAGCAGCCCCTCCTGACGGGGCCGCAGCGGGATGCGCACCGCATGCAACTGCAGCCGGTCGACGAAGCGGCTGGTGTTCTCCGACACGCTCGAAAAGTACACGAGATTCGGAGAATCAGAATCTTTGAATTCTCGTACCTCGCGGTCTAAGAATTTATTTCTTTGGGAGGTCACCTTAGTATCTCCTCCTTCACTCAGTTGATGTCGGATTGATAAAAGCTATCGAACTAGATGTAGTGCCTAGCCGAGGCTGAGAGCACAACATGTTGTGTCAACAACCATAACTTCGATGGGGCGAACTAACAACTTCGATCCCTCAAGCTATGGAAATAACTGAGGTTTCGTGTCCACTTCTGGATCGCTCACTGCCTTGATGTGCACTCAATGATGAGGAACGGTCAGTGTTGGAGAACGATTAGTTGGGAGAGTTTAGGGTCGTCATTAGAGCAAGCATGGCGTCTGTATTTCCGCATTAACGGGTCATGCTGAACGTTACGAGGAGCATCTGAGCGATGGTCTTGGTTGTATTCATGGTGATCCGGACGTGTTCAAAGAGAAGATCATCGCTCACGAGTTGGAAAGCGAGAATCTGAATCGGTTGAAACTCCATTGGTGAAAGAACTTGAGGCCCAGGGCCACACGTTCGCACCGATGGAGTTTGCTGCGTTAGTGCATGAAGAATCGTCCATGTTGAGCGCGAAGCTGCAATGGGATCTGCGCAAGGACGGGACGAACTACGTCATTGACGCGGTGTTGATATCTCAAGCGTCTGCGCGCGAGGTGGCGGCGAGTTTGGATAAGCGCGGCTACACCTATGACGTGGTGAGTGTGCAAGCGACGTTCGAGGAATCCAAGGCTGGGATCTATGGTCGCTGGCTAGAGGGCTGTGCAGCCTTTGAGCGTGGTGAAAGCCAGCTTGGAGGTCGTCCGGTGCCGTCGGATTTTGCGAACAATCTGATCACACCGGATGGTAAATTGGCGACGGAAAAATCCGAGAAGAGGCTGTCAGAGCGCGGCGAGGGAGTAGTGAGTTTCAGGCAATACCGGCGCTGTTCTGCAACGCCGGAAATTGACCAAGTGAAACATGACGGAAAGCTCATAGCACGTTGCGCGGCGGCTGCACGGCAGATATTTCCCACGGCGCATGAGGTGCCGAAAACTCTCCGACAAATGAACCGTCCTGGCGCAGATCGGGAACCGGGATCGGAGACTAACGGCACGCCCTCCCCGTCCCCCGATATGTGCCGTAGGTGAACTCAGGTACCGCAGCTTGTGGCTTGTGGGCGGGCGGTCGCTTGGTTCCTGCTGTCCACGTGGGTGCAGGAAAAGCAGCGCAGCGGGTGGGCTTTTGCTGTGTACAGGTGGGCAGGAGGCCACCCGCGTGACCAGGAATAAAGAAGAGGGCCGGCACTCACCGTGAGGTGAGTGCCGCCCCTTTGCTGTGTGTTCGTTTAACTTTCGGCTGCTGGGGTCGTTTCGCTGGTTTTTTTGCGAGGCCGGCGGCGGGATGGGGCGCCGATTTTATTCAGTTCGGTTTGCGTCCAACCCTTTTTCAGTGCGGCCGTGAAAGCTTGCTTTTCGGCGGCCTTGGCTTGGTCTAGTTGCTGTTCGGCTTCCACGCGTGCGGCAACTGCTTGGGCAATATCGTTGGCGGCTTGCATGCGCAGGTCGTTTTGCGCTTGGAGCTGTTCGAGAATGCGGGTTGCTGCGTCACTCATGGTTGGTACCTTCCGGTAGGTTTGTGCCGGATCGACCGGGCCGATCCGGCGATGGTCTGCTGCTTCCAGCGTAGCGCGGTCACGTTGCGAAGCCAACGCACCCTGCACCCTGGTGAGGTGCAGGGCCCCGCCACGGAGGCGGAGCAAGCTATACACTTAGCACGGCTAAGTGGCTCGCATCCTTGATCTTCGATTCTGTGGATGAGACAATTGACCTGTTAGGTCAATTGGTGTTGCACTGGGCTGGAAGGTTGGTTCGCATGACTCGCTTCGATTCTCGGAAGCGTCAGTCGAACGCTGCCGGTGGCCGTTCGGTGCGCCGCGAGGTGAAGCTCACCGTTGACCAGAACTTGGCGTTGCAGGTCATGGCCGATGAGGCTGGCGTGTCGGTGGCTCGCCTTTTGGTGGAATCCACCTTGTCGCAGTCTCGTGGTGAGACTGCTGCCGAGCGCCACGAGCTGATTACCTCGTTGTTCTTGTTGCAGCGTGGTCTTGCTGCGGCGGGGAACAACATCAACCAGATCGCCAGGGCCGCGAATGCGACCGGTGAAATCAAGGGCGAGCTGCACGATTCGTTGGAGCATCTGCGGGCAACCGTGAAACGTATTGACGAGGTCTTGGAGTCGTTGAAGATTGCGGGTGATCCAGCATGATCCCCAACGTTACTCGCGGTGGTCGCATGGCCGGTTTGATGAACTACCTGGTTGGCCCTGGTCGTTCCAACGAGCACGAGAACCAGCGGCTCATTGCAGGAGATGATCGCGTGACTTTCGCTTATGCTCCTGGCGCTGAATTGTCGAAGTACGATGCTTTTGAGATTGCCGAGATGCTGGATGCGCCGCGCAAGGTGCACGGTACGGAAGTGACCAAGCCGCTGTATGCGAAAGACGAAGAATCCGGCGAGTTCTTGAAGGATGAAAACGGCAAGAAGATCCGCACCGGGTCGAAGGATGCGCACGTGTGGCATTGCTCCTTGGCTGTTGAATCCGGGTACGGCTCAGTGCCCGATGAGCAATGGGAAAAGATCGCGAAGTCCTTCGTGGAAAAGATGGGTTTCATTGATCCGGACGGCGCGAAATCCTCGCGCTGGGTTGCGGTGCATCACGGCGCATCGAAGAATGGCAACGACCATATTCACGTAGTGGTGTCGATGGTTCGCGAGGACGGAACCAAGGCGAGCACGCACAATGATTTCCACCGCGCCCAGGTCGCGTGCCGCGAGCTGGAAACAGAGTATGGATTGCCTCGATTGGAGTCCCAGGAACACGGCAAGGGTCTGGCGGGAGAGAAGCCAGCAGAGCGTGCGAGGGCCGAGCGTGGGAATAATGCTTTGTCGGATAAGTTCGAGCTGCGTCGCCGTCTGCGTGCAGCCTTGTCCACGGCGAATAGTGCCGAAGAGTATGTGCGCCATGCACAGGACTTGGGCGTGCGTGTTGCCCCGAGTTTCAAGGCCGGATCGAACAGTGAAGTGCGCGGCTATCGGGTGTCTTTGGGCGAACGCGGCAGTGATGACAAAGTGATTTGGTACGCGCCGTCAAAGCTGGATTCCACTCTTGCCTGGAATGATATTCACGCCAGGTTCGGGAACAAGGATCGCG comes from Glutamicibacter arilaitensis Re117 and encodes:
- the nrdI gene encoding class Ib ribonucleoside-diphosphate reductase assembly flavoprotein NrdI, producing MTSQRNKFLDREVREFKDSDSPNLVYFSSVSENTSRFVDRLQLHAVRIPLRPRQEGLLRVNRPFVLIVPTYGGGERTGAVPKQVGMFLNDPANRALIRGVITAGNTNFGEHYCLAGPIISTKCQVPELYRFELLGTDRDVERVREGLPRFWAQQHTEERKTA
- a CDS encoding relaxase/mobilization nuclease domain-containing protein, producing MIPNVTRGGRMAGLMNYLVGPGRSNEHENQRLIAGDDRVTFAYAPGAELSKYDAFEIAEMLDAPRKVHGTEVTKPLYAKDEESGEFLKDENGKKIRTGSKDAHVWHCSLAVESGYGSVPDEQWEKIAKSFVEKMGFIDPDGAKSSRWVAVHHGASKNGNDHIHVVVSMVREDGTKASTHNDFHRAQVACRELETEYGLPRLESQEHGKGLAGEKPAERARAERGNNALSDKFELRRRLRAALSTANSAEEYVRHAQDLGVRVAPSFKAGSNSEVRGYRVSLGERGSDDKVIWYAPSKLDSTLAWNDIHARFGNKDRVAGDAYLVSLHSSSQSRGDRKAVAHPVSAQQLDRMMSHKTGPDTLANIYARLSLQFERGRPATFQQLSESYARAAQGGGNVRYAARLNQRFKAGKGYGWVALAKQAGRLGRVMMQNHMAADRPRFASGVDRLINDAENIVNAEMKRIQAQEAQKVGASKAPHVPYRDWNAGARPGSGTDQGYER
- the nrdF gene encoding class 1b ribonucleoside-diphosphate reductase subunit beta, which translates into the protein MNSHDTLYSNTEIAVTPPGYRHNPAARIRPINWNRVVDDKDLEVWNRLTANFWLPEKVPLSNDLPAWEKLTQEERTLTMRVFTGLTMLDTVQATVGEICQIQDSQTEHEEAVYTNIAFMQAVHARSYSSVFSTLTSTPEIDSAYRWAIANDMLQERCKKVLTHYYGDDPLKRKVSSTLLSSLLLYAGFYLPLHFSVHATLTNTADMIRLILRDKAVHGYYSGYKYQRGLETQSPATQENMREFTYALLEELYELELQYSGELYEPLGLMDDVAVFVRYNANKALMNLGYPARFTPEETNVNPEILAALAPGADENHDFFSGSGSSYIIGKAEDTSDDDWDF
- the mobC gene encoding plasmid mobilization relaxosome protein MobC, whose translation is MTRFDSRKRQSNAAGGRSVRREVKLTVDQNLALQVMADEAGVSVARLLVESTLSQSRGETAAERHELITSLFLLQRGLAAAGNNINQIARAANATGEIKGELHDSLEHLRATVKRIDEVLESLKIAGDPA
- a CDS encoding zeta toxin family protein, whose translation is MKELEAQGHTFAPMEFAALVHEESSMLSAKLQWDLRKDGTNYVIDAVLISQASAREVAASLDKRGYTYDVVSVQATFEESKAGIYGRWLEGCAAFERGESQLGGRPVPSDFANNLITPDGKLATEKSEKRLSERGEGVVSFRQYRRCSATPEIDQVKHDGKLIARCAAAARQIFPTAHEVPKTLRQMNRPGADREPGSETNGTPSPSPDMCRR
- the nrdE gene encoding class 1b ribonucleoside-diphosphate reductase subunit alpha — encoded protein: MTTTIDSPQALTQPEGIGARKDYHALNAQLNLFGPDGSIQFSKDREAACAYFRQHVIPNTKMFGSVWGRLEWLIDNNYYEEAFLRAYDPAFVTSLHERVQMAGHRFATFLGAFKFFTSYALRTFDGTTYLENFGERVAATALFLGQGNETLTTSLADEMISGRFQPATPTFLNAGKAQRGELVSCFLLRLEDNLESIGRGVNSALQLSKRGGGVALLLTNLRETGAPIKQIQNQASGVVPVMKILEDSFSYANQLGARQGAGAVYLHAHHPDILRFLDTKRENADEKVRIKTLSLGVVIPDVTFKLAKENRDMHLFSPYDVAREYGKPLSDLSVNDHYDELVANPRIRKTTISAREFFKTLAELQFESGYPYVLFEDTVNRANPLAGHVNMSNLCSEILQVNTPSTLDTAGGYTKIGNDISCNLGSLNIAAAMDSPDFGATIETAVRALTSVSDQTDIDAVPSIAAGNNASHAIGLGQMNLHGFLASQRIRYGSEEGIDFTDIYFLTVTYHALRVSNQIAIERGTTFAGFGTSAYADGSYFDKYIERDWLPATERVAALFSQVGIAIPTREDWQALRKSVMAHGIYNAYLQAIPPTGSISYVNNATASIHPIAAKIEIRKEGKLGRLYYPAPHMTDANIEFFEDAYEIGYEKIIDTYAAATRHVDQGLSLTLFFRDSATTRDINKAQIYAWRAGIKTLYYIRLRQPALEGTEIENCVSCAL
- a CDS encoding NADPH-dependent FMN reductase, whose protein sequence is MNKNVSVLVGSLRRGSYARKIAHNLIDYFPEGYNARIVEIRDLPLYDFDYDDPQVSDKPTPPEYALFRKIIKSSDGIFFVTPENNRTIPSCLKNAIDIGSKPNSDVAWENLPAGIVSHSVGRMGGYSSQKNLRLALSYFNMPTPGQPEVFLSQSPTLLDADGHVTQESTVEFLQNYVSRLVQLIEQNTDSR